In Desulfoferula mesophila, the genomic window AAAATCTTATTTTTGACTGAGTTTCTCATGATCTTTTCCTCCTGATTCATGAAAACAAATTAACGACCTACTCCCCTCTGGGGGTCAGTCTAGCCCGGGGGTGATAACCGAATTGAAGATGTTGATGAGCAGATAATTAGTGAGTTGAAAAATCTGACAGGCGCATTGGCGATAAGCGTCGCCAGGGACAGCATGGGCGGGGCAGTTTTATCTCCTGGGCGGGCGTAGAAGAAGTGAACCATGCTCAGCGAAAGGCTGACTAACGCATGACTAGACTTTTGAAAACTGGCCCTCAAAATTTTCCCTCTATTCATATAGGGTAAAAAGGGAAGAAAGGCCAATCAGGCTCTCAATGTTGTGTCTCTAAGCAGGAATTACCGGATAGGATCCTTCGTACCCCAGTCCCTGAGAAATTATTTTTCCCGTTTTCAGTAGTTTGTCCAACGCATTATCAACGGTCTTTTGCAACCCTTTGTCGCTGATGTTAAGCGACAACGCCACCGAAGCTACCACTTGGCCCTCATGGTTGAGCAGGGGGACTCCGATAGAATACAAATCCAGAGAAAATTCTCCGTCGGATATCGCGTAGCCACGTTCCCTGGTGACCTTTAGATCCTTTAGGATTCCGTTCTTGTTAATCACTGTGTTGGGGGTCACTTTGAACAGGTTCATCTTGTGCAGTAGTTCTTTGGCTTTCTCGATGGGCAGGGCCGCCAAGAGTACCTTGCCCATGGTGGTGCAATGGGCGGGTACTCGTGAGCCCACATACACGGCGAATGGATAAAAACGGGTACGCTCCTTGCGGAAGATCACCAATACCTCATCCCCATCCAAAACACCCATGCTCACGCTGCGTTCTAGATTGCTGGATAAATCCTCAAGGTAGGGGCGGGCGATGCTGAATACACCCTCGCTGTTTAGAAACTGGAAGGCTAGGCTGAGCACCTTGTTGCCTAGCATATAGCGTTTGCCTGCGAGAATGCGCACGTATCCCAGTTCCATCAGGGTGTAGAGAAAACGCTGTACGGTAGTCTTGTTAGTTTCCAGACGTTCGGCCATCTGAGTTAGGGAAAGAGGCTCGGTAGAACTGCCCAGAAGTTCCAAAATGGCAATTCCCTTACCCACTGACTTGACGAACATTCTGTCACGCAATGCGATACCTCGTATTAACTTGCGTTATTTTAAAATTTAATCTAATTTAAAGTCAAGTTCCTTTTTGGCCACAGACAAACCTCGTTTAATTGGTGGCCGATGTGGGTGGCTGTAGGAATGCATTTCGAAAAAAGTAGGAGGAGGTATTTCAATGGAATCCATTTTCCTGACAGAAAAGGAGCAGGCCTACGCTCTCGAGGCCAGAGAGTTTTTTAAGCTTGAAGCCCGCTCTCATGTTTTGGCTATGGACCGCGATAATAAGTATCCCTTTGAATTGCTAAAGAAAATGGGCGAAAAGGGCTATATTGGCGTACGTTTTCCTGCCAAGTACGGCGGTGGCGGATTGGACATGATGCATGAGGCCCTGGTCAACGAGGAGACCGCGGCCCAATCTTACGCACTGGCCTGCGCCCGCAGCGTGCCCCACCACTGCGCCTTTATCATCGCCAACTACGGTAGCGAAGAGCAGAAGCGCAAGTATCTACCCGGCATCTTTACTGCCGACATCCTCACCGCGGAGTGCATAACAGAGCCCACCGGCGGTTCGGACGCGGTCCGCATGAAAACTAAGGCTGAGCTCAAGGGCGACAAGTGGGTCATCAATGGCGAGAAGCGCTTCCAAGCTTCTGGCGCGGTGGCTGACCTGTTTGTGGTGTTCGCCATGACCGAGCATGACGTACACCCCAGCAAGGGCATGAGTGTCTTCGCGGTGGAGAAGGATGCGCCGGGCATCGTGGCCATGGAGGAGTTCGACACGTTGGGCTGGAGAGGCCTGCGCATCGTCTCGGAACTGATCTTCGATGGCACCGAGATTCCCAAGGAAAATCTCATCGGCGAACGGGGGCAAGGCTTCCCCATCCTCATGGACATGCTCAACAGTGAGCGTATTCTGGTAGCTAGCGGTCTGCTTGGCACCGCTCGCACATGCCTGGAGATAGCCACCGCTTACACCATGGAGCGCGAGGCCTTCCACCGGCCCATACGCAATTTTGAGGGTGTAAGCTTCAAGGTGGCGGAGATGGCCACCCGCCTGGAGGCGGCCAGCCTGCTTCGCTTCAAGGCAGCGCGCATGCTGGACATGGGACAGGATGTGACCAAGGTAGCGGCCATGGCCAAGGGTTTTGCGGCTGAAAATTCCTATTGGGTGGCCAATGAAGCCCTGCAGGTCATGGGTGGTATCGGATACACTACTAAGCACGACATAGAGCGGCACTTCCGCGACATTCGGGGTGGCATGGTAGCGGTGGGCACCAATGAGATTATGAAGCTGGTGGTGCAGCGGGAACACTACCTAGATTTCGCCAAGGACAAGGAAAAGGTTGGCTAGGGGACGGGATATGGCCCATCTGCGCCTTTTGACCACCGAATACACCTATGCCGAGTTGTCCACCAGCATTTCGCCGGCCATCGAGAAATACTTGGAGGAGCAACGGTCCCCCAACACCCTGGTGGTAAACTTTTTCCGGGCCAACAGCATAACCATCGGGGTGCTGGAGGACCCCGAAAAATCCCTGAACCTGGATTTCTGCCGAGAGCACGGCATAGAAGTGCGCCGCCGGCAGAATCCGGGCGGTGCGGTGTTCGGCACCCAGGGCTCGGTGATGACCTGCCTCTATCTTGACCTGGGCCAGGACTGGGTGCCGTTTAAGAGCATCCGAGAGGCATTCCCTTATTTTATCGAGCGCATGGCCGCGGTGATCAGCGAGCAGTTTGGCCTAAAGGCAAGCTACCGGCCTGTGAACGACATAGAGGTCGGTGGACGCAAGCTGGTGGCCACTTCGGCCCGCCTGGAAGCTGAAATCTTGACCCTCCGTAGCGTGATCAATGTGTTCCCGGTGGACCGCGAACTGATCGCCGGAGCCATCATAGCGCGGCCCGAGAAGTTCGCTGACAAGGTCCACAAGGATGGCGGCGCCCGCTTCACCTGTTTTCAGGACGAGCTGGGCCGGGCTTTACAACGGTCGGAGATGCACGAGCTGGCGGTAGCCACCATGCAGAAAGTTTTCGGCCAGGAGGTCATCTTGGAGCGAGGCGCGCTGACCACCGAGGAGCAGCGTTTTTCTCATGACTATCAGGACCTCTACTGCTCGGATGAATGGTACTTCGCCAACAGCGAACGAATTCGCTTCGCCGGTGCCGATCCAAGCGCCAGCCGGGCCGAGGCCTATCACAAGGCACCAGCCGGGCTTATGGGGCTGGCCCTGCTGGGGCTGCAGGGTAAGGTGCACGACGTGATCCTGCTAGCCGACTTCCATCCCAGTCCCTACTCTGTGATGGGCCGCCTGGAAGACGCCCTGCGCGGTCAGCCCCTGAAGCTGGAGGCCCTGATGGCCCAGGTGGAAACAGTGTACAATGCCCCGGGAGTGGAGATACCCGGTACCGAGCTTAGCGACTTCGCTACCTTGCTGGACAAGGGGCTGAAGCAGCTTTGACAAGGCCGGCTATAACCGGTGGCTTTAAGGCATGCTTTCCGATGAGATCAAATCGCATATCGTCTCCCCCCGCAACCAGGGAGTGATGCCCGGGGCCCACGGGGTGGGTGAGGTGCTAGGCCCGGTCTGCGGGGACCAACTAGTTGTTTATTTGCACTTCAATGGTGGGCGCATCAAACGGGCCAGCTTCACTACCCACGGCTGTTGGGCCGCAGTGGCCATGGCATCTTGGATAACCGAGATAGTCAAAGGGCTTGCTCCCCCCGAGGCCCTTGAAGTGGACGCCGAGGCACTGGCTCGTGAGCAGGCGGGACTGCCCGAAGATAAATGGCCCTGCGCCCGCCTTGTGTCCTTGGCCTTGCACAGGGCGGTGCGTGATTGGCAACGTAGACAACAAGTAGGCGATCCGAAAGAAAACGGTGTTGCTTGAGTTAAAAATAATAAAAAGGCTCTCGCCAGCGGGGAGTGGCAGGAGCCCAAACCGCAATCAATCTATCAAACGATAGGTACGTATTCCCCACTCTGCACTATTGCCACCACAGTGAGAGGTCCGTCAATACGCCTGTAACGGTAAGTATGTTTCACACCCGCAGGGATGAACACGGAGCAGGGCGTAGTAGCAGTGTAGGTCTCGTCTTCGATCTCTATTTCGATTTCTGCATCGTCCTTTTTGCTTATAAACAGGTAGGCCTCGCTCTGGTCGTGGTGATGTTTCATTATGATGGGCTCAGACTGATGAATTTTGTTGTGGATGCCTCCAGCGATGAAGAAGTTCGCACCGGGAACCAACTCGCCGTCCATCAAAATCTGATATTTGCCCTTGGCGTGTGCCGCAAACTCATCGATGATCTTGGGTTCAGTCACTATGTACTTGGAATATTTGCCTGCCATGTTTGTTAACCTCCTTTTCCCCGTAATTGGGTGCCGACTGTGGCCACCCTGCGGCCCAGTGAATTACTGTGGGCCAAATTCCTTGCCAAAGGCCTTGGCAAATGCGGTCATGAAGTCATCTATTTCAATGCCAGCCATCTCCACATCCTCGCGGGCGTATATGCGCTCCAGTTCCTGCCGTACAACCGCCAAGTCACATGGCTTACCCCGCAGTGCATGCTCAATATCCCGGGTCACTCGGTAAGGCGAGGGATGGAAGTCACCGGTTACGATCAGGTCATCCATTCGGCCCTCCCGGCTCAGCAGGGTCACCCGGATCAGGCCGGCCACCGCTTTTTGGTTGCCTTCGCTTTTGATTGCATAGGGGTGGGCACCCTTAAAACGGATGCGCTCGGAGTTGGCAAAGAACCACTCAGGCGAATTGTAGGTCTTTTGATATTCTTTGAGGTATTGCTCCTCTTCAGGGGTAAGTTGACCAGGGACAAGCTCTAGGTCGTCTCCGAACATCTTGGCTATGGTAAGCCGGGAGAGTTGCTCCATATCCTCTCCCGTGATCTCGCGGTTCAGCTCATTCTCAAGGCTGGTATAACGGGCTCCAACATCCTTAATGGCTTTGTCCTTCACTTTCTCCGGGTTGGTGATAATGGCTTTGCTGAGCACTGCGCGATCGGTGTTGACCACATTGATTAGTAACCGTAAGGTCAGAATCCCATTTTCAAGGCGAGCCGAACTGGGTACAAGCTTGCGTCCTTCGACCTCTATGTCGTTAAGGGGGCGGTAACGGGCTGGTATGTGCCACAATTCCTCCACAGCCTCGGCCATGGCGGTAAGTGACACCTGGAAGGCGTCCTTGATGTTGGTCATGGGCACGCCTAGGGCGCGTGGATTCAAGTAGAGGCAGAGGAAAGCGCCGCCCTTAGGCCCAAAAACAGCCCCGCCGGTGTTCTGGCGGCGGCGCACCACGATGCCCGCCTGTTCACAGAACGCCAGGTCAATGGCCTTTTCCGGGTCGTCTAAATAACCCGATGTGATGCTGTCGGTACTAAAAACATTTAGTAGCACTGTGTTCGATGCCACTCCATACTCCAGCCCTTTTTCCACGGCGGGCGAAATACTGGTGGAAAAGTCGGCATAGGAATCATTACATTTGATGAACCGCAACTTCTTCACATCACGCTCCAGTCTAAATGTTTCAATCAGTCAGGGTCGGCCGACTTGCTAGTAGCCGGGCCGCCAAATAGGTTTTATTCGCCTTTGAACTCAGGTTTGCGTTTTTCCAAAAATGCTTCACGGCCTTCCTTGTGATCGCCGCTGGTCAGGGCAATCGCCTGTAACCCAGCCTCCAGGTCTAGATAGCTGCTGAGGTTCATAGGCCAGCAATTCATGGCCGCCTTGACCATGGACATGGCTTTGGTGGCTCCCTTTGACAGCTTTTGTGCCCAGGCCCAAGCCTGCTCGTCCAACTCAGCGTCTGGGGCAATGCGGTTGATCATGCCCATATCAAACGCTTCTTTTGCCGAAATCATGCCGCCTTCCATCATGAATTGTTTGCTGCGGGCCATGCCCACCCTGAGGGGCAGGAAGAAATATTGTCCCCAATCGGGGGTCAGCCCAACCTTTATGAAAGCGAAAACGAACTTAGCCTGTTCGGCAGCAATGACCAGGTCTGAAGCCAGAACCAAGCTGACCGCCGCACCGGCAGCCACGCCCTGTACCGAAGCGATGATCGGCTTGGGTAGATCCACCATGGCCTTGATAAGGCGCTGACCGTATTTCATGCGGTCGTATGCGGCCATGGAGCCCGGAATGCCTTCCATGGAACGAAGGTCACCGCCAAAGCTGAAGTTATTCCCCGCGCCAGTAAGGATTACCGTTTTTACCGAACTGTCGTCCTGCAACTTGTCGAACACATCGATCAGTTCAGGCCGGACCTCCAAGTTAATGGCGTTATTCTTTTCAGGCAGGTTGATGATAACCTTTAGCACGGCGTCCCTTTGCTCGAACAGGAGCCGATCGTAACCGCGAGCTTCCAACTTGTCGGACATTAACTGATCTACTCCTTCCAGCGGGAAGTACCGTTCGACATAGTTGTCCCGCGGTGTTGGCTTCGTTTGCGGGGGGAGCGCCGCCGGGGCGGTTAAAATTTCACTTGATGCCCCGGCAGCAGCACCCGCTATACAGAATCTTAAATACAACTATATATAAAATTATATTTTGCAAGGTAAAAGTCACTTATTTAAGCCATGCGACGTCTGCGCCTGAAAGCACATCAATTTGCTCTGCTGCGCTCGCCAGGCATGTTGTCAGAAGGAGCGCCCCTTGCGCTTGTCCACTACACCAGGGCCCTGTTCCAGTTTATCCACTGTCTCGATTGTGTTGAATTTAAGCAGCGTTTCGCTTTTGAGGTGATTTGCGAGCCGCTCAAGTTCTCCATCGTCGGCCAGAGAACCCTCCACGGTCAGGCGCAGTTGATCCACCCCTTGCACCGAATCTACTTCTACCCTGTAGTTAAGCGATAGTGAAGGGTAGCTGCGAAGGATCGTGGCCACCTGGCTGGGCCAGAATTTTATACCCTTGATCTTAAGCATCTCATCGGTGCGGCCAATCACGCTTTGGGGCATGGTCAGCTCGCGGCCACATGCGCATTGGCGCCGCTCCAGTACCGTAAGGTCGCCAGTTCGGTAGCGCAGCAGGGGCGCGGCCTGTTTGTGAAGGTGAGTGAGTACGAGCTCGCCCTTGTCGCCTATGGGTAAAGGCTCTCCGCTGTCCGGGTCAACCACCTCAGCATAGACAAAGTCGTCCATCAAGTGCAGGCCATTGTTGTGACGGCAGGAACGGGCGATGGGCATGCACAGGGCCATGCTGTAGGAGTCGATTATGGTGATTTCCCGGTCAAATGCAGCCCGCACCTTTTCTGGGTAGCCCTGCACCGAAGTGAAGGGCTCTCCACCCACAAAAAGGGTGTGAACAGAAGGGATACCCTGTTCGGCCAGCTTCATGGCAAATGTTGGGTTGGAGGCCAATACGCTTATTTGGAGATCGTTGATTATCTTAACCGCTCGCTCCGATTCGCCGGGACCTAGGGGAATAACCTTGGCGCCGTAATATTCAAGCTGCCCCTGATAGAATAGGCCGGCGATGAACAGGTGGTATCCGAAGGTCACCGCCACCGAGTCCTGGGGGGACAAGCCGGCCGCTTCCAGGGAACGGGCGCAGACCCGGTGCATAGTCTCCAAATCCTGGTTGGTGTGATACACCGGGTAAAGCTCCTGACCTGAGGGAGAGAAGTTTACCCGGGTTACCTCGGGGGTGAAAAGGGAGCACTGGGCGGGTGGCTTTTTGAGCTCTGACTGGAAGTCTTTGGCCGTGGTAAAGGGCAGGCGGGCAAAGTCCTCCAGGGAATTAACAGCACACGGATCCACCGATGCATCAGCAAAACGCTTGCGGTAATAATCTATCTTTTCGAGATGATTGAGTTGAGCCTGCAGTTGCTCCAAGATCTTCATGGAGACTCCTTTTTCCACCATACTCAAACGCGGACAGTTTTCATATCGCCTTCACGCTGCCGGGTTCCCATAGCCGAGGCTGAGTCGAATGCATCCGCACGACACAATCAATAAAGTTACGCATAGTGTTACATAAATGTGCAATGCGTGATCAATAATCCCCTTATTGGGAACTAAAAGTCAATCCTTTTCTGAAGAATCAGGGTGCGCCAGCTATGCCAACTGGTGTGGTGCACATAACCGGATAATATTCATAACCTATTGATTGACAATACCTTTGCTTGGTTTTCGAGCAAATCGCTGAGCTTAATTTCCCGAACAAATTCAAAAAAAAATTAAAATTAAGATCATAATTGTGATACTAAAAATATAGATGGTAAGGACGGGAACAGTGGCAATTCAGCAGAGAAAAACCAAAAGCGGGGTCTCCAACAGACGGGGAGTGGCCATCGAAAATGCCTATACCCTGATCAAACACTTGATCTATTACAACCTCCTAGCCCCCGGACAAAAAATTATCTATGGGGACATCAGCCGTCGCCTGAATACCAGTACCACGCCAGTAATGCAGGCGCTCAACCGGCTGGAGGCCAGCGGCTTCGTGACCTACGTGCCTAACCAAGGCTACTTCGTGGGAGAGATCACCATGGACGAGACTTTGGAGTTGTTCGAAGCTCGCGAGGCAATGGAAACCTGCTTGATCCCGCGTATCATCGAAAAAATAACCCGACATGACATTGAACAGATCAAGCAGGTATTTCGCCAGTACGGTGGTGACGCCGTAGGCGGCCTTAACCGAAAGTTGATTATGGTGGACGCAAAGTTTCACTTGAGGCTGGCCAAGTATGCCGACAACCGGGTCATTTTTAACATTCTGCAGGACGTCTTTGAAAAGCTGTACCTGAAGTACCGCCCCGAATACCTCAATCCCATGGAAGTGCGCGAGGTGACCTCAGAACGCCGCCGCATTCTTGGCGCTTTGGGTAGAGGAGACGCCCAGACGGTCGTTGAAACTAACCATAAGCATATCGCCGCCAGTCTGGAGCGCATAACCTCCGCTCTGCGCCAACGTGAAGAAATTGGCCTTTATCCCTTTTCTGGTGCCCCGAGGACCGGCAGGAATAAAGCGATTTAAGGGGTCAGATTAACGAGAATAAGGAAAGGGGCCTATTTTTCACTTGCCTCAAACAAATAATAATGTAATTTAAAAGAAAATCATATTTATGATAATAAATGAGGCGGGCTGGGAAAATGGATTTTAGGTAACTGGGGGCCGTCCGCCACAGTAACATCCATAAAACTTAAGCAGCGGGGAAACTGAGCATGGATTACCAAAACATCATTTTCAAAGTGGAAGACAATATCGGCCAGCTGATCGTAAACCGGCCGGAAGCACGCAACGCGCTCAACCGGGCTGCCCGCTTGGAAATGGCAGACGTGTTGGCCAAGGTGCAGGCTGACCCTTCTATAAAGGTATTGGTGGTGTCCGGGGCCGGGGAAAAGGCTTTCGTGGCCGGCTCGGATGTTAAGGAGTTGGCTCAGTACAGCCCGCTGGACATGGAGCACTTCATGGACACACTGGCTCAGGGTTTCTATTCGCGGTTTGAGCGTCTAGACCGCCCGGTGATCGCCATGATTGACGGGCTATGCCTGGGGGGAGGGCTTGAGTTTGCCCTGGCCTGCGACCTGCGCTTTGCCTCGGATCGCTCCCTGCTGGGTCTACCCGAGATACGTCTCGGCATCATGCCGGGGGGAGGAGGGACCCAGCGCCTACCGCGCTTAGTGGGCGTGGCTAAGACCAAGGAGCTTATCTTCACCGGCGAGTTTATCAAGGCCGATGAGGCTGAGCGCCTCGGCATCGTCAACCGCGTCTTTCCGGCCGAGGAACTGGAGGAGCAGGTTATGGCCGTGGCCAAGAAGATCACGGCCAAAAGCAGCCTGGCTCTCAAGTGGGCCAAAAAAGCTATCAACGCCTCACAGGAGACCGGTCTGAGGGCTGGGCTGGACTACGAGGCCATGGTGGAATGTCTTTTGTTCACCAGCGAAGACCGGCATGAGGGCATTAAGGCCCTATTCGAAAAACGCGAACCCAAGTTCCAGGGCAAGTGACCTACTCTGGGCCTCTGGAATACTTTACATAGGTCTATTTAGCCAATAAGTGAGGTTGTGATGCAGTACAACACTTCTGAGCTCACCGAGGAGCAAAGAATATTCCAGGATATGATGACTGACTTCGCCGATGAGGTCCTTGCCCCCATGGTCGACGAGGCGGAAGAGACTGGCAATACCCCCCTGGAACTTTTCACCAAGATGGCCGAGATGGGCTTTTTGTGTCCCCGCTATCCGGAAGACCTGGGCGGCGGTGGTGCGGACAAGCTCACCGAGTGCATCATGATCGAGCAGGTCTGTCGGGTGGACGCGGGCTTCTGTGGGGCCATCGTGGCCCATAGCGGCCTGGGCACCATGCCCATCTTTCTGCATGGTTCCGACGAGCAGAAAGAGAAATACCTGATACCGGCAATCCAGGGCAAAAAAATCGCCGCTTTCGGTCTCACCGAACCCAACGTGGGCTCCGATGCCGCATCCATCCAAACCCGGGCGGTGCGAGACGGCGACGAGTACGTGATCAACGGCACCAAGATGTTTATCACCAACGCGACCATCTGCGATTACGTCATTGTGGCCGCCTACACCCAGCCTGACAAGCGGGGCTTGGGCATCAACCTTTTCCTGGTGGATAAGGGCACCCCCGGCTTCACGGTCAGCAAAAAGCTGGACAAGGTGGGCAACCACGCCGCGGAGACCGGCGAGTTGGTGTTCGAGGACTGCCGCGTCCCAGCCGAAAATCTCATCGGCGGCAAGGAGTGCGGCGGCTTCCAGCAGTTGGAATCCACCCTCATATCAGGGCGCATCACCTATGGCGCGCGCTGTCTGGGCACGGCGCAGTCCGCCTACGACCTGACCGTGGAGTACGCCAAGCAGCGGGTTCAGTTCGGCAAGCCCATCATTAAATTTCAGAACACCTCCTTTAAACTGGCCGAGATGGCTACCTACATTGATGTGATGCGCACCTACGTTTGGCGTGTGGCTCGTTTGTACGAGGCCGGGGCCAACGTAAAGAAGGAGTCTTCCATGGTCAAGCTGTTTTGCGCCGAACTGCTTCAGAATATCACCAACGCCGGCATGCAGATTCACGGCGGCTACGGCTACATGATGGAGTACCCCATACAGCGTCATTGGCGCGACGGCCGCCTGTACACGGTGACCGAGGGCACCTCCGAGGTGCAGCGCATAGTCATCTCCAAAGAGTGCGGATTCTAGGTCACAGCCATGGATCATCTTATCGAGGAACTCGAGCAAAGGAACCAAGAGTATCGCCTGGGCGGCGGTGCCAAGCGCATTGAACGGGAGCACGCCAAGGGCAAGCTTACCGCCCGGGAACGCCTGGACTACCTGTTCGACAAGGATACCTTCATCGAAGTTGGCTTGTTGACTGATCACACCTGCCGAGACTTTGGGTTGGAAAACCAGCACATGCCCGGCGACGGCGTGGTAACCGGCTACGGACAGGTGGACGGACGCAAGGTCTTCGCCTTTGCCCAGGACGCCACGGTAATGGGCGGCAGCTTGGGGGACATGCACTCGCAAAAGATATGCACGATCATGGACCTTGCGGTGAAGGCCGGCGCCCCCATCGTGGGCATCAACGATTCGGCTGGAGCCAGGGTACAGGAAGGCGCCGGTGGCCTGGCGGGATACGGCCTCATCTTCAGGCGCAACGTCAACGCCAGCGGAGTGGTGCCCCAGATTTCGGTGATCATGGGAAACTGCGCCGGTGGGGCGGTCTATTCCCCGGCCATGACCGACTTCGTGTTCATGGTGAAAAAGACCTCCTACATGTTCATAACTGGCCCCAAGGTCATCATGTCGGTTACCGGCGAAGACGTGACCATGGAAAAGCTGGGCGGGGCGCGCATCCACACCAAGATTTCGGGCAACTGCGATCTGGCCACCGAGGACGACAAGGAATGTCTGGACCAAGTCAAACGCCTCTTGTCCTATTTGCCCAGCAACTCCAAGAGCCAGCCCCCACGTCTAGCCATGTGGACCCCTCATTACGACAAAGAGATCCAAAATATAATCCCGGATGACCGCAAGAAGTTTTTCGACGTGCGTCAGGTAATTGAGCGTCTGGTGGACAAGGGCGATTTCATGGAGATCAAGGCCCTGTATGCCCCCAACGTGGTTGTGGGCTTCGGCCGCATCGACGGCCGGGCGGTGGGAGTCGTAGCTAACCAGTCGCGGCACCTGGGCGGGGCGCTGGACAGCGACGCCTCGGACAAGGCCGCCCGTTTCGTGCGCACCTGCGACGCCTTCAACATACCCTTAGTCAACCTAGTGGACGTGCCCGGTTACCTGCCCGGGGTCAAGCACGAGTACAGCGGCATCATCCGCCATGGCGCCAAGATGATCTACGCCTATTCCGAGGCTACGGTCCCGAAGATTACAATCATCCTGCGCAAGGCCTACGGCGGAGCCTATCAGGCCATGTGCTCCAAGCAGCTTGGTGCCGACCAGGTTTGGGCCTGGCCCTCGGCCGAGGTGGCGGTGATGGGTGCGGAAGGCGCGGTGGATATCGTCTACGCTAAGGGAATTGCCAAGGCCGACGACCCCGAAACCGCCCGCCAGGACAAAATCGACGAGTACCGGAAAAAGTTTGCCAACCCCTACGATGTGGCCAAAAAGCTTCACGTAGATGCGGTGATTTTACCCGGCGACACCCGGCCCTATTTGATGCGCGCCCTCGAGGCCTTGGAAGACAAGCAGGAGCCCAAGCCGTGGCGCAAGCACGGCAACGTGCCACTGTAGGAATATGATTGCCTTTAAAGGAGCTTGAAAAAATGAGTAAGCGGATTCGGGTCCTGGCGGCCAAACCCGGCCTAGACGGTCACGACCGGGGCATAAAAGTGGTTTGCACCGGCCTGAAGGACGCTGGTATGGAGGTGATCTACACCGGCCTGCGCCAGACCCCGGAGGCCATCGTGTCCGCCGCCTTGCAAGAGGACGTGGACGTGATCGCCCTGAGCACCCTGTCCGGGGCGCATAACCAGCACTTGCCCCGAGTGGCCAAATTGCTCAAGGAAAAGGGGGCCTCCCACATCCTGCTAGTTGCCGGAGGCATCGTGCCTCCCAAGGACCGCGTCGTGCTGAAAGAGCAAGGAATCTCCGAAATATTCGGACCCGGCGCCACCATGCCCCAGATTGTCAAATTTATCGAGGACAACCAGCCCCTGAGCTAATGGCAGAAAGAGCGGAGCCATTTCCATGGACAAGAATAAAATACAAGAGGCCAAGCAAAGCTGGGAGGGACGCCACCATGAGTTGGCCAAGTGCGCTCCTCACACCACCGACTGGGGCGACCCGGTGGAACCCCTGTACACTCCGGCCGACGGCGGCGACCAAGACTACCTGAACCAGAGCGGCTTCCCGGGCGATTTCCCCTTTGTGCGTGGTGTCTACTCCAGCATGTACCTGGGACGTCCCTGGACGGTGCGCCAGTATTCGGGTTACGACTCGCCCAAGGATACCAACGCCCGTTTCCGCTATCTGCTTGAGCAGGGCCAGACCGGGCTCAGTGTGGCCTTTGACCTGCCCACTCAAATCGGCTACGACTCGGATCACCCCATGTCTGCGGGTGAAGTGGGTAAGGTCGGCGTTCCGGTGGACACCCTGGAGGACATGGAAGTGATCTTCGAGGATCTTCCTTTGGACAAGCTTTCCACTTCCATGACCATCAATGCGCCCTCGGCGATCATGCTGGCCATGTACGTGAGCATAGGCAAGAAGCAGGGCCTGGACCCCAGCGTGTTGCGCGGCACACTGCAGAACGATGTGCTCAAGGAGTACACGGTGCGGGGCACCTACATTTTTCCGCCCCAGCCAAGCATCCGCCTCGTGACCGACATCTTTGCTTATTGCAGCCAGAAC contains:
- a CDS encoding phenylacetate--CoA ligase family protein produces the protein MKILEQLQAQLNHLEKIDYYRKRFADASVDPCAVNSLEDFARLPFTTAKDFQSELKKPPAQCSLFTPEVTRVNFSPSGQELYPVYHTNQDLETMHRVCARSLEAAGLSPQDSVAVTFGYHLFIAGLFYQGQLEYYGAKVIPLGPGESERAVKIINDLQISVLASNPTFAMKLAEQGIPSVHTLFVGGEPFTSVQGYPEKVRAAFDREITIIDSYSMALCMPIARSCRHNNGLHLMDDFVYAEVVDPDSGEPLPIGDKGELVLTHLHKQAAPLLRYRTGDLTVLERRQCACGRELTMPQSVIGRTDEMLKIKGIKFWPSQVATILRSYPSLSLNYRVEVDSVQGVDQLRLTVEGSLADDGELERLANHLKSETLLKFNTIETVDKLEQGPGVVDKRKGRSF
- a CDS encoding GntR family transcriptional regulator, producing MAIQQRKTKSGVSNRRGVAIENAYTLIKHLIYYNLLAPGQKIIYGDISRRLNTSTTPVMQALNRLEASGFVTYVPNQGYFVGEITMDETLELFEAREAMETCLIPRIIEKITRHDIEQIKQVFRQYGGDAVGGLNRKLIMVDAKFHLRLAKYADNRVIFNILQDVFEKLYLKYRPEYLNPMEVREVTSERRRILGALGRGDAQTVVETNHKHIAASLERITSALRQREEIGLYPFSGAPRTGRNKAI
- a CDS encoding enoyl-CoA hydratase/isomerase family protein gives rise to the protein MDYQNIIFKVEDNIGQLIVNRPEARNALNRAARLEMADVLAKVQADPSIKVLVVSGAGEKAFVAGSDVKELAQYSPLDMEHFMDTLAQGFYSRFERLDRPVIAMIDGLCLGGGLEFALACDLRFASDRSLLGLPEIRLGIMPGGGGTQRLPRLVGVAKTKELIFTGEFIKADEAERLGIVNRVFPAEELEEQVMAVAKKITAKSSLALKWAKKAINASQETGLRAGLDYEAMVECLLFTSEDRHEGIKALFEKREPKFQGK
- a CDS encoding acyl-CoA dehydrogenase family protein; this encodes MQYNTSELTEEQRIFQDMMTDFADEVLAPMVDEAEETGNTPLELFTKMAEMGFLCPRYPEDLGGGGADKLTECIMIEQVCRVDAGFCGAIVAHSGLGTMPIFLHGSDEQKEKYLIPAIQGKKIAAFGLTEPNVGSDAASIQTRAVRDGDEYVINGTKMFITNATICDYVIVAAYTQPDKRGLGINLFLVDKGTPGFTVSKKLDKVGNHAAETGELVFEDCRVPAENLIGGKECGGFQQLESTLISGRITYGARCLGTAQSAYDLTVEYAKQRVQFGKPIIKFQNTSFKLAEMATYIDVMRTYVWRVARLYEAGANVKKESSMVKLFCAELLQNITNAGMQIHGGYGYMMEYPIQRHWRDGRLYTVTEGTSEVQRIVISKECGF
- a CDS encoding acyl-CoA carboxylase subunit beta, with product MDHLIEELEQRNQEYRLGGGAKRIEREHAKGKLTARERLDYLFDKDTFIEVGLLTDHTCRDFGLENQHMPGDGVVTGYGQVDGRKVFAFAQDATVMGGSLGDMHSQKICTIMDLAVKAGAPIVGINDSAGARVQEGAGGLAGYGLIFRRNVNASGVVPQISVIMGNCAGGAVYSPAMTDFVFMVKKTSYMFITGPKVIMSVTGEDVTMEKLGGARIHTKISGNCDLATEDDKECLDQVKRLLSYLPSNSKSQPPRLAMWTPHYDKEIQNIIPDDRKKFFDVRQVIERLVDKGDFMEIKALYAPNVVVGFGRIDGRAVGVVANQSRHLGGALDSDASDKAARFVRTCDAFNIPLVNLVDVPGYLPGVKHEYSGIIRHGAKMIYAYSEATVPKITIILRKAYGGAYQAMCSKQLGADQVWAWPSAEVAVMGAEGAVDIVYAKGIAKADDPETARQDKIDEYRKKFANPYDVAKKLHVDAVILPGDTRPYLMRALEALEDKQEPKPWRKHGNVPL